In the Onychostoma macrolepis isolate SWU-2019 chromosome 08, ASM1243209v1, whole genome shotgun sequence genome, GAACCGTGTGCACGCTAACAGCGAAAGCGCTGGACGATGCATTACGACCACAGAACATATCTGGGTTTTTTGCAGTTCTGCAGCGATACTAAGTGACTGATGCTGCTGCTCGCACAGTCAGTACATTTAACACCATTATACCTGTACAAGCCCAGCTACAACCAGatcttttcatttcagtttcacAGAAGCAAACAGACATTTACATGACAATGAGTCCGACTGAAATCAGACTCGTATTGAAACACAGTATCGCTCCATAAACCCGTCACCTACCCTCAGTCCTTCCACTGAAGTATGGACTCGTCTTCCGTTTCTCTGCTAATAACTTCAAccctaaaaagaaaaagattacAGATGAAAATACATCCATTTGCAAGTTCAAAAACCATTTCACATTTTTAGGTGATTAAATGAGTTTTGAATAGCATGACTATTAGTAAAGCTAGACACTAGACCATATTTCAGTTCAGTACTgtatcaaacaaacaaacaaacaaacaatcctCACTAAACTCCTACGAATTCCTCAAAAGGCTGCTAGAGGAAGGGGTTTGTtcacgcaaaaatgaaaattaagactGAAAACACAACTTCCATCAGGCCTCCACTGCATTTGAATGAATAATAACTGGACCTTCTGAGCACACTGCAAACAAAGTGCTGTTCTTCCTCTGTATCTTTGTCTTTTTCTACAGTGCaaaagattcttaaatcaagatacatttactttaaGAAGTCGCTTTCTGAAAAATTGATCAAAGttaagtgtgtttgattaaaacaagaacaaatatctgccaatcaGCCAAAAAGGAAAACAGGTTTTTATTCTTCATCAGAAGATATCTGTACTCTTTTTAAGcttaaactcacttcattttcttCAGTGTTTCAAGAATGTACATATactgtccctgcagcacagaagcagtcataagcagctcaGGTATATCTGCAGCAagagccaacaatacactgtatgggtcaaaattatacatttctcttttatgccaaaaatcattaggatattaagatcatgttccatgaagatattttgtaaatttcctaccgtaaatatatcaaaacttcatttctgattagtaatatgcattgctaagaacttcatttggacaactttaaaggtgattttctcaatatttagattttgtttttttgcaccctcagattccagattttcaaatagttgtatctcagacgaATATTgtccaaaccatacatcaatggagagattgtttattcagctttcaggcgatgtataaatttcaatttcagaaaatttacccttatgactggttttgtgctccagggtcacatttgtaggtttaaggatgtttagatatttgtattgaaaaataaaaatactgagaaagagatatatatataatttttttttgtagtgcaTGCAACATGTAATGACACGACTTTATGTCTATTCTGAGAGCCACAGAAAGCCTGATGAGGAGCGTGTTATTGTGACTCACTGCTGCCGGTGTTTCTAGACGGAGACACGTCCTCCCGTCCTCCGGGCGTCTCTGCTGGCTCTAGCCGATGGCTCTCTGAAGACGACTGCAGTCTTGTGTCCAGAGTCGGCTGTAAACGATTGTCTGGACTGGCTCTTCTCGTCTCTCTCCTCTGTGTTCTTCTCTTGTGTGGAGTCTGAGGCATCTCCCTGTGTTTGTCAGTCGCTGTGAAGCGGGGTCCTGGATCTGAAGATCTTTCCCTGAGGACTGAGAGACAGAGAAATCTAGAAACAATCAGCCATCAAACTACACCCTGCAGATCCACCAGAGAAAAACACTGCTTGTTTAAGAGTGTTTATTACTGCGTTGCTAGGTGGCTGCTGTGATGTGCTCACTGGTTGCTAGGTGgggttttttaataaatgattgcTAACTGGTCCAAATCAAAAGCGCTCCATCATGTCGTTATGACACTCATGTCGTGATATCTTTATGTTGTGGGCTGGTTGCTAGGCTGTTGTTAGGTTGTGTCTAGGGTGATTTTCAGTCCTCATGACTCGAAGGCCTCCCACAATGACTGGCAGATATCTTCTCTGATAATTCTACTGAGATTAAAATAACTCTGCTTGTTTTTCTGAAAAGAAACTGGGAGTGGTgatatactaaaaataaataaccacaATTCATTTCGTGATTTTCCAAGACTCAACATACTGATTGTGTCGTTCAAAACGTTTTTAGTAAGAGTGGGATACTTTTTTGaagcaaaaagaaaagaaaagattaTACTGATCCCAGCAGAAGGGTGGATTCCCGGAACAAACAtgtactaaaactttaaaactggtacaaaaatacaacatttgtaaCATATAATATATCCCCAAATCTCTAAACAgccaacaaaaatattacatttaatttaaaggttgtttttttttaatcactgatTGTAAACTACATTGGCACAATCATCAGAGATGGAGCAGTCAGAAGTAgttatttgtgtaaatgcattgcatttttCTCCATCAGCATGTCCCTTGAGGGGCTCCGTAGAGCACTACTAATCCAGATTTGGAAATCTGGAAAAGTGTGTATCTGGATCAGAGTGATCCAATCCAGTCCAATTCTGCTTTGAATAACCCGCACTAAAGTAAGATGGGTTACCTGATCCTGGATAGCAAAACATGGGATTTCCAAATCCAGATCATTGTGATCCAGATTAAACTGTTTGAACCCAGGTGTTTGATCAGATATACGGATCAGGGTTGGGCAGCCCTGCTGGAAGCCAGGACACCTGTGAAATCACGCACCTGGTGCTGTCCTCAGACCGCATTCTCGCAACGCTTCGGCGAATAATCTGTGTTCAAACACCGATCACAGTCTAATAACACAAGCCGATCTCACAGGAGCCCGAAGAGCTTCACGCCGTGAGTGTAAACACCGGCGACGGAAGCTCAGGAGCGCTTGGGGGTTGAACACTTCTGCTCTGTCGACATCTAGTGCTTCGGAGGATAACAGCGCTGCTTATGTTCCTTTTACAACGAATtcaaaatgaaattataaaacggatagttccggtccttgattctgattggttgagccaggttcgaagctgttgtaaattactctaCAAACCTACACCTTCCTTTACTTTGTGTGCTGCTCGGCAACAACTTTGTTGGAACCACAactgtttctgaggaactacactgtttggtggaagaatactgtttttattaatgtcattacactttatttgctctgttttattttgtgaaaccttacTACATATATGGAATAACCATTTTATAAAAGTGAAGCCGTggtacagtgaatttataacagctaagggggtCACTCCGCTTCGCATCGTGCTAACAACGGCCTTTAGCTGTTATAAATCCACTGTAAACCACAGCATCTGGGTGCTTATTGCTTTAACATAAAATGAGCGAACATACATACAGtgtattatgaaaataaagaaTCCCAAGCCAATGTTTTCttagaacattttatttttagtatattagctgtgataaaaatgtaataattcacaggaCTCTGAAGGTGTAATTCAGATAACACTGAACAAGTTAGAGTTAAACCCTTGTAGATTTACGGGGGATTTCTGTGTTTATGCATTTCAGATTTATGTGTAATAAATATGGAATATTGTGACTGAACACTGAATAATCAATACTGTTTCTCCagtaatattttcagaaattgCAACgtgtatttattgtatatacACTAAGTGTATATTATTGCACATGGTATGGATGGGAATTTATATGGTGAATCCAGGTAAATTAGGCCACTTTTtgtaaaacatacatttttttaactagacttttttgttgttgttgttgttaacttCAAGGTCCAGCTATATTACTTCAATTCGAATACAGATCATATATTGTGTCATTTGCAAGTTATACCAATTTTGAGATCATGCACTCCAAATGTATTTTTCCAGGTAAAGTGGGACATCCCTGATTTATCAAAAATTATCCCGTGtcttaattaaaaacacatatTTGTTAACACATATTATTAAATCAACATATTCAACCTATATAACCTATGCTATGAGTAAAATTCATCAGTTCATTCAATTCATgtgtaaaatacaaaacaactgacagtgatgaaatattttatttatcttagaAAACAATTAAAGAAGATACATGTTTGTGAAAGCTACTTTGCCTCATTTGAGAGCTGGGTGCATTTTGAAGGCCTCGTGGTCTGTGTGACTGTGTATAGCCTACAGAAGAAAGTAGCAGAGGTGGGAGATGAGACAGATAATGTGTGTAAAACTCATTAAAATCCTAAAACGTGTATGCCTTTGCAACCTTGAGCACCTAGAAAGTGGTAGATAAGAGAAGTTCTTTTGAAAAACAGATTCAGAAGGTGTTTTTCTACAATGAAAGCAAGCATTATGAAAACTAATAAACAATTGTGGAAAAGTACTGGCATTGACGTATGAACAAGTTGTCTGTATGCTCATTGGACAGTGACCAATAACGAAATTGTACAAAGATGGTAGTCTGGACAGAAAAAGAATCAGATGTTGACTTTGTTGTCTTCTATAATTTTGACTTCTGGAACCCTGACTCCTGAGCATTATTTTGCAAAACAGAGAAAACTTTTCTCCACAATAACAAAACTTTACCTGAATTCACCCTATATTTGGACTGAAGATTAAGGTGATCAGATGTGCCATTTCCCAGGACATGTTCTGCccaggatttctaaattgcccCCAAAAAAGAATCAAGTACTTAGATGTCAACGATCGATCTGCGCAGCgcaaacagccaaaacctgGTTATTTTAGGCAATTTGTAAATCCTGGGCAGAACGTGGTCACCTTACTGAAGATCAATGTTTGGATGAACTTTATATGCCCAATATTACACAAAGCCGCACTTCTGGAATGGAGCTAAAAGCAGAGGAACACAATGACAACATCACAGCCAAATACAGTTAAACCTCTGGTGCTCCTTATTTGGgaccccccccccacccccagtAACATCAAtgtaacatatttttgtttaataatattttttcttttgtattttgagagaatttcatgttactaatgactatttatacaataattatgatcaaatattcccattgaaaataatacaaaacattttttccaaatattttctataactttttaattatggcagtatttcatgttaaaatagaCCCAATGCCTTCAAAATCCAATTTTTGAAGCCAGATTAGTGCCATCTAGTGGCAGTAAAATAAGAACAATATCTGCAATTCCATGGTTTAGCCCATAGATTCCTACACAGCTCTATATAAAAGGCCTATAaatttggatatatatttagaccTTTTAAAAGACAACTTTTTGtaaaggtttatatatatatatatattttttttttggtttgaaatgttgatttaaagcatacatttttgaattattattactacagtcaaacctgaacacagagaaagcattttgttacacaaaatatttaaattctataaaaagtaactaagatCAACTGGAATGttttatgaattaatgaatgcatttatgtagtgctttattgtgtattgctgtacacccaaagtgctttacCATCATGTGGGGGTCTCCTCCTCTCACTTCAGTTCTCTGAGTTGTTATGGCTATATGGTTATAACCATACCAATTCATTTGGaatgtgtatatttgtgtatgtgtgtgtgtgtgtgtgtgtgtgtgtgtgtgtgtgtgtgagtggatgtgCCTGTTTTGCACTCTTGATGTTTCAGAGTGTAACCCCTTCCTTGCTGTCCTCTTTTTTACTGCATTGTAGTTGAATTATTGcttttagtttatatatttgCTGTGTTACAGTCACACCAGttcataggtgtgtgtgtgtgtgtataagtgtgtgtgtggatgtgttggttttgcactcttgatgttttTGAGTTTCACCCCGTCATTGCTGTAtactttttttctgcattgtggCAGATTTGTAGATTgttttgtaattgtaatttgctgaatttttgtgtttttgtcaatttaccattcatttcctatggtcggtcatttttgaccaaagAACACAAGTGTGACTATTTTCTTTACAACCACTTAGCCTGCTCGAATCAAGCCTtcaattatttacttttttgtgtgtgttcacattccaaatgccataaaagtcaccaagtttcgtaccattccaatgaagctgtgatttttaaaaattcaaaacagaaaCTTTTTTCGGTCAAAAGTGACCTTACATCCAACTAACATTACGTGTTTATTTTAGAAAGATAGttctttttaatcattttttgttAGAAGTACAGCTAGATATCAGTTTGCCAAAAGTTATGAAAAAggattttgttaataataataagtgtatCCAAGCCAGAACAGTCTTACACAAATAAGCTTTTAGCTCACTAGAAAGGCTTTGCTTAAAAGTGTTAATCATAATGACTCCTTCAAAGCAAAGAGAAAGAAGTATTTGTGTGCTGTtgtatttactgacatattaaACCAGTTTTGAGGATTGGCTATTTGCTGCTTTTTTCATCTCTTGTGTCACATGCCCACTCCACCATTTATGCTCCATGTTTAATGTATATCTTTGGGATGAAACATCACACAATTTCCCCACTTAGAATTATGTATATAAGTACTCTCTGGAGgacttttcaagaaaatgcgtCAAAGTGTGGTGCTCCTGGATTCCTGACCCTGCaaacacacagcacacacacagaccttTACAAACACCTTCCCATTGAGCTGGAAGACTCACACAGTTTATTAGGCTACAGCAAGAATCATTTGaagtatttataatttaatacttGTGATTTATTGAATATGATCTTTTAATGTGAATTAAACCTGTTAACCACTGTGGCACTGTAGTCCATTCCTGCTCGTTTGAACCCACActgagtttttatttacatcaaGCACTGTCGTCAGTGTGAGTCTCTGAGGGCTGGATACTTGTTAAATTATACTTGTTAGCTAAAAGTTATTCTGCTTGCAGAATGAGCTGTTGTTCTGCTGTCTGTTGGCGAGTTCATGTGTGTACTGGAACTGGAGCAAAGGAACGGATCCCATCCACCCACGGCTTGAGTTTCACAGAGCAGAGGCTAATTAAAGGACACCCCGCGGACTGCTGCTTCCTTCAAGGCAAAGCTCTGAATGTTGAGCTTATGAAGCCCTGCATCACAGTATACTAATGTATGCGGCCCGAGCTTTTTAATAAAGAGGAGATGACGGGGCCGGATGTTTCAAACACCCAGATCAAAACCGCCTGAAATCAGAATATGTCTTATGAATTCTGTCCTCCCAACTAAGCTTTCTTCAGCACTATCGTTTTATGGCATCCGTTGGATAAAAAGTGAACACAGTAAAACACACTGGCACAATTTCAGAGGAGGGTTAACTATAAAAGGAAGGTAGATTTTAACTGAGAGctaatgtattttttcaaacaTGTCAGGTGTGTTTTTAATGTTgtcattaattcattaattgcACATTCTCCTGGccaaagcatgttttttttttttttttacattttacacttATGCTGTTTCATGAATTTGTCATTATATCGccatttaaaatccattaaaaAGCCCGGAATACATGTTTCAGTTTATattgcattgtttttaaaggCTTCTCCCAATTCAGTCTTATAACAACAGCAGGTGACAACATGCCCCGATCACAGAATTAGCGTGTGCTTAGTAAACTGCATCACTTTCCAATAAGCAGTCTTTTGTTATAAATCTTAATGGCATGTGTCTATACATTAACTGGCCCTCTCCATGACTCTCCCATCTCTTTCTGTTTCGATGGTGTGATCACATTTATCACATACATATCACATCTCACGCGCCACAATCACCTGTGACTTTCTGTTTCCCTTGTGATTGTTAGATGCTCAAACCCAAAGCAGACATTCTCATCGAAAGCATTTTATTGTACAACATTATAATCATTTATATGCTCTTTATcaatagaacaaaaataaatcatgaaaTCATGTACAGGTCAAGTCATGCAAGAATTAAGCTAGCTACTGTAGAAAAATATTCCGGCAACCCGTTTCATAGTTTTGCGAACCAAATCGAAGGAGATTGACGCTGGAGATGTTCTCTGCTCGCATGCATTAGTGAAGTGTTTCGTGGAGCAGCACAGCTGTGTGCCAAACCAAACACGTGCAGCAGGTTCCAGCGGATTCCCGCGCACAGCTGCTGTAGAGACGGAAAGCGACGCACGACGAACGGAGGACAAACACACTCTTGCTGGATCGAAACGAGAAACGTGAAAGCGACcagtaaaacaaaacatgtttctgGATCAACATTATACTGTCCGAAAATATAGACTTAACCTACTTTAACCTACTTACTAGACTTAAACCTACACTTGCGAAAATTATCCATgggtttactgtagtaaaagtgtagtaaccatgttttttttttttttttggagtattgattaccatttgtataaccacagctttactacaaataccacgtTAGTGTATCAAAATGGTtcatttgtggttaccatggttgaactatagtaaccatgtttttttgttttgttttgttttggtttcatttgtagtaaaaccatggttcattttcgttaatttattcctaaaatcagtGGGGAATGATAGCAGATTAACAAGGGTGTAGAAGCACCTAACCCTGATTGTAAGCCGAAAACTGAGatttcctgaaaagttatccatcaattctgattggttgatttgGAATGTTGTTCCAGGATCAATAATTATGTTGATCCAGGCACATGTTGTATTTGGTGAAGGACACATCGAGACGGGTGCGTTTTCCATGAATCGGACGCGGAAAGCAATGGACACTTACTTATTCATCCGTTTTAACAACTCGGACAATTCAGCAAACTCTTTTGCCAGTCACTCTCGCTCCGTGAGATCGTCCTCCAGCTCGAGGCGTTTGCCGGGATGCTGTCGCTTCTCCTCGGCGCCGCTTCTGTCCAGGAGCTCCAGCAGGACGCTGGCTGGATCGCAGCCGGTCTCGGTCCAGTCCTCGCACAGTCTCTTCCCGGGATGCTGGCGCTTGGCCAGGTCCGAGAAGTCTCCCTCCGCCTCCTGCAGCTCTCTCCGGCCGGGGTGCTGCCGTTTGTGGAGCAGCATCAGGTAGCGTTTGCCGGGGTGCTGGCGCTTGGAGAGCTCGCTCTGCGCGCTGGGCTCCTCCAGCATCACCTGCTCCAGAGACAGCCGCTTCCCGGGGTGCTGCCTCCTCAGCCGGCCGCTGTCCTCCTCCTGCTCGCGTTTACCGGGATGCTGTCTCTTCTGGAGGGCAGAAGCCTCGTCTTCGTAGTCGGCGTCCTCGCGTTTACCGGGATGCTGTCGCTTGCCCGGGTGCTGTCTCTTCTCCAGCCACTCCGTCTGCTCTCCTGGAGAGAGATAGAGGGGTTTACACACGCATCAGAACTTCTCGAACCCTGGGAACATTTCTGAGTGTCTTGATGATGCCACGGAGAATTCAACACAATCATTTCTACAGCggatgattttatattattggTTTCTTTtgaaactttgtgcttttgattTCCGGTTTTATGTTTGTTGCAGTCGTTGTGATTATAAATGCatccaaacaataaaaaaaaagaaaaaagaaagcacaatttgtttttattgttcatttgttacatgcaaaaaacaaacaaacaaacaaaaaaagtgtccttttaggtgtccttgttacagtgtaattatacatttaagtactgagtaatattatttaactaattaactaactaaagtgttaccaaaaaaaaaataaaaataaataaaataaccgTTGATTGATTTGCAGATTTTACAGTTTTCTACTTCGATATTGGGCTGAGCAATACATTACACCAGTTAGTGGGTCTTTCATAGCTTATTAATACAAACATATTAATAAgaaaaaagtgttatttatattcctgttattaatataattttttttttgtaatagtcATCGAATGAATGGGTAATATTGTGACAATAATGATCGgacaattaaacaaatataatctgTCGTGAAAAGAACACGATCTTTATGTCGCAGTCGTTTTATGAGAGTGCTGGAAGGAGTTTCTAGTTGATCTGCTGTGTTGTAAGTTTCTAACTATTTTAAGTAAGTGAATGTAAACGCGAGCAGACACCGTTGTTGTTGTTCTCGTCCTCCATCTGTGTGAGAATGGAGCGGACCAGCAGACTCTCCGCTCGCTGGAACAGCTGATCCAGAGACGGGTCACCCTCACCCGCCAGAGTCTGAGCCTGGATCCCGGGTGACATGGACACCGTCAGAGAGGCCAAGATGATCACACACGCCGCCCTCATGGCAACCTCTGTCCTGTTCAAAAACACATCAGAACTACAGGTGTGATCCAGGTGCAAACGCAAACCACGATAACCTGATACATCTGACAAGTAACACATAAACAGAACATGAATCTGGCCATCGCTCAGATGAGAGAATGTTGGCTGCATCCTCGTCTCACCTGCAGTGCGGAGCTGGTTCACCTGTAGCCTGAGCAGACAGTCTGTAGATGCTGGAAACTGAGGGTGTATCAGCAGCTCGAGTGATAACGCGGCGCTCCTCGCTCCTTTGATGTGTCTGACCCGTTCAGGCCGAGGTTAGTGGAGTGAAGCGTCAAAGTCGcatgaatattttatataggCTCTACCCCCCCACACtccccccccaccccacccccccCCACCCCCGCGCGACCCTCTGACGTCATTTCGGCGGAATTCATGACTTTGATGTGACGCCTTGCGTGTTTTGTCCTGAGGGGGGCAATGTGCTGCCGAGACAGAGATCTGTTCATTCATAAAACAgcgcttcttttttttcttcttcttttttttttttttggctcagACAATAATGCAATAGACA is a window encoding:
- the trh gene encoding pro-thyrotropin-releasing hormone, which translates into the protein MRAACVIILASLTVSMSPGIQAQTLAGEGDPSLDQLFQRAESLLVRSILTQMEDENNNNGEQTEWLEKRQHPGKRQHPGKREDADYEDEASALQKRQHPGKREQEEDSGRLRRQHPGKRLSLEQVMLEEPSAQSELSKRQHPGKRYLMLLHKRQHPGRRELQEAEGDFSDLAKRQHPGKRLCEDWTETGCDPASVLLELLDRSGAEEKRQHPGKRLELEDDLTERE